The sequence GTGAACCCGGACCTCCCGTTCCTGGTGACCGCACCGATCTCCGTGCTGGTCGCACTGGGAATCGGGCTGGCGATCGCGATCCCGTCGCTCCGACTCAGGGGACCGTACTTCTCGCTGGTCACGTTCGTCGCCGGCCTGATCTTCTACCAGCTTACGTACGCGTTCAGCGGGATCACCGGTGGCGAACTCGGCCAGCGTGTCGGCCGACTCCAGTTCGAGGTCGCCGGCCTCGAGGTGACGACCTTCGACCCGGTCACGCGATACTACGTCATGTTGATCCCGATGCTGGTCATCGCCGTCGCGTTGCTCTACGTGGCTCGATCGAACGTCGGGATGATCCTCATCGCAATCCGGGAAAACGAAGAGGCAGTCGCCGCTGCCGGCATCGACACGACGAAGTTCAAGATCTGGTCGTTCGTGCTGAGTTCGATCCCGATGGGGATCGGTGGCGTGTTGCTCGCGTACTTCTACGGAACGGTCAACCCGGTGAACTTCCTGCTGGTCGACCGGAGCATCGAGATGATCGCGATGGCTGTCGTCGGCGGTATGAGTTCGATCCTCGGACCGGTCGGCGGCGCGTTCCTCGTGATCTTCTTGCGAGAGGAAGTGCTGTACGTCTTCGGGACGACCGGCCGCTGGGTCGCACTCTGGACGGCCGTGTTGCTCGTCCTCGTGTTCGCCCGGGACGGCCTGTTCCGCAAACTGTGGCACAAACTCGGTGACCGGGGCGCAACTGGAGGTGATGACGAATGAGCATGTTCGAACTCGAGGGACTGACCAAGCGATTCGGTGGACTGACCGCCGTCGACGACCTCTCATTTACGGTCGACCGCGGCGAGATCGTCGGATTGATCGGCCCGAACGGGTCTGGCAAGTCGACGGTGTTCAACTGCACGATGGGGCGCTACTCGGTGACCGACGGCTCGATCTACTTCGACGGCGAGGAGATTACGGACGACGACACTCACGAGGTCGTCGAACGCGGACTGTCCCGGGTCTCACAGGAGTCGAACCCGATCGACGCCATGACCGTCGCCGCGAACATCAAACTGTTCACGCTCCCCAACAGCGTCCGGACGATGCGCGGCGGCGGCGACGAGGAAACAATCTTCGAGTACGCCGCCCGCGTCGACATCGAGGACAAGCTCCACGAAGAGCCGGGATCGCTGCCTCACGCGGACGTCCGTCGCCTCGAGATCGCGAAGGCGCTCGCGACCGAGCCGGAGATGCTGTTGCTGGACGAGCCGTTCGCCGGCATGAACCAGCAGGAGATCGACGAACTGGTGACGAAGTTCGAGACGTTCCGCGACGAGGGGATGACGATGATCGTCGTCGACCACAACATGGGCGGACTCATGCGACTCGTCGACCGGGTCGTGGTAATCCACAACGGCGTCAAGATCGCCGAGGGTGATCCCGACGAAATCGCCGAAAACGAGACCGTTCGAAACGCCTACCTCGGCAGTTCGGAGGCGATGTAAATGTCCGGCTCACAGCCTCACCTCGAGATCGACGATCTGCACGTCTACTACGGCAAGGCACACGCCCTGAAAGGCGTTTCCCTCTCGATCGACGAGGGTGAGATATTCGGCGTCATCGGCCCGAATGGCGCAGGCAAGACGACCATGCTGAACGCCATCGCCAATTTCGTCGACTACGAGGGGACGATCCGCTACGGCGGGACGGACCTCACGTCGCATTCGCCGCGAGAGATCGTTCAGGACGGCCTCGTCTACTGTACCGAAGACCGGGACCTGTTCCCGTTCTTCTCGGTCCACGAGAACCTCCTGATGGGGGCGCAGTTCCGCGATGACGACGACGCCGTTCAGGCCGACCTCGAGATGGTCTACGACCTCTTCCCGAAGCTCGACCAGCGGCGCGAGCAGGAAGCCGAGACGATGAGCGGCGGCGAACAGCAGATGCTCGCCATCGGCCGGGCGCTGATGAGCGACCCCGACGTCCTGATGCTCGACGAACCGACGCTCGGGCTCGCGCCGATCATCATCGAAGACATCAACGATGCGATCGAGACGCTGAACGCCGAGGGCCTCACGATCTTGCTGGCCGAGCAGAACTCGACGTTCGCGCTTCGCCACGCCGACCGGCTCGCCTTACTCGAGACCGGCACGATCGAGCTCTCGGGGCCGGCCGACGAGTTCCAGGACAACGACTACATCCAGGAAGCCTATATCGGAATTCACTGACGCCGAACCCGATTCCGTGACCGGTTTTTTCGCGCGAATCTGGCTCTCTCACGCCGAGTCTGATCACAGCCCCGGTCCGATCGGCCGTGGCTCCTCGAGAGTCTGTGTCACTACAGTAGCCACTGAAAACCAGTGCGAACACAATCGCACGACAGCCGTGCGATCGGTGTGCAAACCGCCTCGGTTGTTACCCGTCTCTGGACGGGTCAAACAGCTGGACGCAGCGAGCGCTACGCCGTCACGCTATCCCCTCCTCACACACCAGACACAGAAAACCGGCGACGACGGTTCGGTCAGTCGTCGCTTTCCGGTGCCGCTTCTTCCGGGGCGTCTTCCTCGAGCAACTCGCTTTCCTCGCCCTCGTACAGTTCCCGGAGGTCCTTCTTGGAGAACTTCCCGGTCGCCGTTTTCGGAATCTCGTCGATGAACTCGAAGCCGTCAGGGACCCACCACTTCGGATACTCCTCGACGAGCATCGCTTTGAGTTCGTCGCTCAACTGCTCGTGGTCGGTACCCTCGGGTGTGACGACCATCGCCACGGGTCGTTCCTGCCAGCGCTCGTGTGGCACGCCGATGACTGCTGCCTCGCTCACGTCGTCGTGGGCCATGATCGCGTTCTCGAGTTCCTGTGAGGAGATCCACTCGCCACCGGACTTGATCACGTCGTCTGCGCGGTCGACGATCTCGATGTAGCCGTCCGTATCGACGGTGACGATGTCGCCGGTTCGTAGCCACGAGCCCTCGAAGTCCTCCTCGTTGGCCTCCGGCCGGTTGAAGTACTCGGTCGTCACCCACGGCCCGCGAACGAGGAGTTCACCGAAGTCCTCGCCGTCCCACTCGACTTCGTCGCCGTCGTCGTCGACGACTTTGAACTCGAGACCGGGCACGATCAGTCCCTGCTTCGACTTGACGTTGAACTGCTGGTCCTTCGGCGCGTCCCTGAGATCGTGTTTCAGGTTTGCGACCGTTCCGATCGGCGACATCTCGGTCATCCCCCACGCGTGAACGACTTCCACGTCGAGTTCGTCGAACTGCTCGATGAGCGCCTGTGGGGCCGCCGACCCACCGATGACGACCTGCTCGAGTGAGGAGAGGTCGACGTCGTTGTCTTCCATGTACTCGAGGAGGCCGAGCCAGACCGTCGGGACGCCGGCGGTGAGCGTCACTCCCTCCTCTTCGATGAGTCGCGCGATGTCTGCCGGTTCCGGCGACGGGCCGGGGAAGACCTGTTTGGCCCCGGCTGCAGCCGCGGAAAACGGCATCCCCCACGCGTTGACGTGGAACATCGGAACGACCGGCATCAACACGTCCGAGTCGTCGATTCCAAGCGCCTGCGGGACCATCGTCGCCATCGTGTGGGCGTGAAGCATCTGCTGGGTGTACTCGACGCCCTTCGGCATTCCCGTCGTTCCCGACGTATAGCACATCCCCGCCGGCTGCTCCTCCTCGAGTTCCGGGAATTCGTAGGTCGTCGGCTGGTCGCCGATAAACGACTCGTAGTCGGTGATTGGCTCGAGTGGCAGGTCGGGGACTTCCGAGCCCATGACGACGAACTGGTCGACGCTCTCGAAGGCATCGGGGTCGTACGCCGAGGCGAGCTTTTCGGCCAGTGACGGATCGACGAAGATCACCCTGTCCTCGGCGTCGGAGACGATGTGCTGGATGTGTCCGTCGGGCAACAGCGGGTTGATCGTGTGAAGCTGTGCGCCGACGTTCGGGACCGAAAAGTACGTCTCGAAGTGTCGATCCGTGTTCCAGCAGATCGTTCCGACGCGGTCACCTTGTTCGACGCCGACGTCCTCGAGGGCGTTCGCCAGCTGTCGGACGCGATCACCGTACTCGGCGTAGGTGTATCGCTTCATCCCCTCGTGGGTCCGTGCGACCACTTCTCGCTCCGGGAAGATGTTTTCTGCACGCCACAGGAACGGCTTCAGTGTCTGTTGATACCCAGTCACAGTAGACACATAGTGACACGCCCAGATAGCTTTTTATGATTATTTTTACCGTGGGTCGTCCTCGAAGCTGCTTCCACCAGACGGTTCGACGAGGGGACGGAGAACCGTTCGCCACGATTCCCGATCCGCTGTCGACGAGGACGACCGGATGGGGCGACGCCGGCGAGTGGTCGCCAGCTTCGGCGAATCCACCGGTCGGTCGCCCGCTCGAGGACCCGACATTATATACCACTGATCCAAGTCTGGTAGGATATGGAACGCGTAGCAGTCATCGGCGCATCCATGACCCAGTTCGGCCAGCGCGAGGAGTGGGTCCTCGAGTTGCTGGCCGAGGCTGGCCTCGAGTGTCTCGACGACTCGGGCGTCGACGCCGCAGACGTCGAGCACCTGTACGTCTCGAACATGGCCAGCGGTGAGTTCGAAGGACAGACCGGGATCATGAACGCCCTGGCACACGATCTCGACGCCATCCCGGCGTACACCCAGCGAATCGACCAGACCAGTTCCAGCGGTGGCGCGGGAATCTACGCCGCCTGGCAGTCGGTCGCAAGCGGGGCCAGCGACATGACCCTGCTCGTCGGCGGCGAGAAAATGACCCACAAGACGACCGGCGAAGCGACGGACGTAATCGCGTCGCTGACCCACCCCGTCGAGTACAAGACCGGCGTCACGCTCCCCTCGTTTGCCGGTCTCACGGCTCGACACTACTTAGAGCGTTTCGACGCACCTCGTGACAGCCTCGCGAAGGTCGCCGTCAAGAACCACAAAAACGGCGTCGACAACCCGAACGCCCAGTTCCGCAAGGAGATCGACGAGGAGACCGCCCTCGAGTCGCCGATCGTCGCCGATCCGCTGCGGCTGTACGACTTCTGCCCGATCACCGACGGCTCGGCGGCGCTCATGCTCTGTCCCGAAGACGTCGCAAGGGAGTACACCGACGAGTACGCGGTCATCACGGGCATCGACGGGGCGACCGACACCCACGTCGTCCACGAGCGCGAGGACCCGACCGTCATGGGTGGCGTCGTCGAGAGCGGCGAGGGTGCCTACGAGATGAGCGGCCTCGAGCCCGAGGATATCGACGTCGCGGAACTCCACGACATGTTCACCATTCTCGAGTTCCTCCAGATGGAGGGACTTGGTTTCGCCGAACAGGGTGAGGCGTGGAAACTGGTCGAGGAGGGCTACACCGAGCGCGACACCGGTGAGCTGCCGATCAACACCTCCGGTGGGCTCAAGTCGAAGGGACACCCACTCGGTGCCAGCGGCGTCGCACAGGCAGTCGAGATTTACGAACAGCTCGTCGGCGAGGCCGGCCCGCGACAGGTCGAGGCCGACGTCGGCCTCTGCTGTAACGTCGGCGGGTTCGGAAACTGCGTAATCACTACCATCATGGAGGCAGCACGATGACGATGGAAGCGACTCGATACGAGGACGGTTCGATCACCTACCCCGGACACCCGCGGGGGCCCGGCGGCGCGGAACCAGTAGAGACGATCGATCTGAGCGAGTACACTGCAGAAGTCATCACGTGGACGACCTCGATGGCGACGCCGCCGGGTGTCCGCGAGCCGAACACGCTCGCGATCGTCGAGTTCGACGTCGATGGCGAACCGGTGCGTGCGATCGGTCAGGCGACCACGGGCGAGATCCAAACCGGCGACGAAGTCCGACCCGTCCACGTCGACGAACTGCGCGAACCCGGTGCCGGCATTCGAGAACCGGAGAGTCAGGACTGGGACGGATATCGGTTCGAGCCGGTCTGAGCTGGAATCTGGCGCGAACAGCCCGTGAGCGGCAGGTCCCAACGCGAAGCCGGTTCGGATCAGGGAGGTGCAACGCTCCGACCGTGGTTCGAGCCGGTCTGAGCTGGAATCTGGCGCGAACAGCCCGTGAGCGGCAGGTCCCAACGCGAAGCCGGTTCGGATCAGGGAGGTGCAACGCTCCGACCGTGGTTCGAGCCGGTCTGAGCCGGAATCTGGCGCGAACAGCCCGTGAGCGGCAGGTCCCAACGCGAAGCCGGTTCGGATCAGGGAGGTGCAACGCTCCGACCGTGGTTCGAGCCGGTCTGAGCCGTCTCAACAGGAACCGCAGTTACGTTTCGTCACCGTTCGCCCCGTCAGTGTCGTCGCCGTCAGGTCCGTCGTCATCGGCGTCGTCGGTCCCGTTCGAATCCGAATCGTCGGCGTCGACCTCCTCGCCGTCGGTTGCCGGCGCGGTGTCATCATCTGTATCGATGTCGTCCTGCCCGTACCGATCTTTCAGCGTCTCGAGTTCGGCGTCGACGTCGACGGCCGACTTGTCGTCGGGTTCTGGTTCGGCATCCTGTTCCCCGTCCTGATTGCGGGAGCGGTGATCGATCGAGCCGGACTGCACGTCGATCTGCACGCCGCCCGAGGGTCGATCCCGATCGCTGGATTCGGCCGCTCGTCGCAATCGGTCGTCGACGTCGTCGCGCAAGTCACGGGCCTCCTCCAGTAACTCGCGTGCACGATCGTCTGCTGGAAGGGTTCCCTCGGTGGTCGCACGCTGGAGTTCAGCCAGTACGGTGTCGAGGTGATCGAGGGTCGTTCGTCGGAGATCGGTCGCGCGATCACTGGTCACGTCGGCCGTTTCCGTCACGCGGTCGCGGGCCTCGCGTTCTGTGCGGACGAGTCGAATCGCCCGCTGGAACG is a genomic window of Natrarchaeobaculum aegyptiacum containing:
- a CDS encoding branched-chain amino acid ABC transporter permease → MSSDTRTGGRLGSVADGYNDRFGHLFGEMNALQLLFLAASLVGLLAAPLWTSLLGVEGFLRTFALASIWAILAMGWDIQSGYTGYISFGHAVLSGGAAYATALLLTHVNPDLPFLVTAPISVLVALGIGLAIAIPSLRLRGPYFSLVTFVAGLIFYQLTYAFSGITGGELGQRVGRLQFEVAGLEVTTFDPVTRYYVMLIPMLVIAVALLYVARSNVGMILIAIRENEEAVAAAGIDTTKFKIWSFVLSSIPMGIGGVLLAYFYGTVNPVNFLLVDRSIEMIAMAVVGGMSSILGPVGGAFLVIFLREEVLYVFGTTGRWVALWTAVLLVLVFARDGLFRKLWHKLGDRGATGGDDE
- a CDS encoding ABC transporter ATP-binding protein, which produces MSMFELEGLTKRFGGLTAVDDLSFTVDRGEIVGLIGPNGSGKSTVFNCTMGRYSVTDGSIYFDGEEITDDDTHEVVERGLSRVSQESNPIDAMTVAANIKLFTLPNSVRTMRGGGDEETIFEYAARVDIEDKLHEEPGSLPHADVRRLEIAKALATEPEMLLLDEPFAGMNQQEIDELVTKFETFRDEGMTMIVVDHNMGGLMRLVDRVVVIHNGVKIAEGDPDEIAENETVRNAYLGSSEAM
- a CDS encoding ABC transporter ATP-binding protein, translating into MSGSQPHLEIDDLHVYYGKAHALKGVSLSIDEGEIFGVIGPNGAGKTTMLNAIANFVDYEGTIRYGGTDLTSHSPREIVQDGLVYCTEDRDLFPFFSVHENLLMGAQFRDDDDAVQADLEMVYDLFPKLDQRREQEAETMSGGEQQMLAIGRALMSDPDVLMLDEPTLGLAPIIIEDINDAIETLNAEGLTILLAEQNSTFALRHADRLALLETGTIELSGPADEFQDNDYIQEAYIGIH
- a CDS encoding long-chain fatty acid--CoA ligase — encoded protein: MTGYQQTLKPFLWRAENIFPEREVVARTHEGMKRYTYAEYGDRVRQLANALEDVGVEQGDRVGTICWNTDRHFETYFSVPNVGAQLHTINPLLPDGHIQHIVSDAEDRVIFVDPSLAEKLASAYDPDAFESVDQFVVMGSEVPDLPLEPITDYESFIGDQPTTYEFPELEEEQPAGMCYTSGTTGMPKGVEYTQQMLHAHTMATMVPQALGIDDSDVLMPVVPMFHVNAWGMPFSAAAAGAKQVFPGPSPEPADIARLIEEEGVTLTAGVPTVWLGLLEYMEDNDVDLSSLEQVVIGGSAAPQALIEQFDELDVEVVHAWGMTEMSPIGTVANLKHDLRDAPKDQQFNVKSKQGLIVPGLEFKVVDDDGDEVEWDGEDFGELLVRGPWVTTEYFNRPEANEEDFEGSWLRTGDIVTVDTDGYIEIVDRADDVIKSGGEWISSQELENAIMAHDDVSEAAVIGVPHERWQERPVAMVVTPEGTDHEQLSDELKAMLVEEYPKWWVPDGFEFIDEIPKTATGKFSKKDLRELYEGEESELLEEDAPEEAAPESDD
- a CDS encoding thiolase C-terminal domain-containing protein, translating into MERVAVIGASMTQFGQREEWVLELLAEAGLECLDDSGVDAADVEHLYVSNMASGEFEGQTGIMNALAHDLDAIPAYTQRIDQTSSSGGAGIYAAWQSVASGASDMTLLVGGEKMTHKTTGEATDVIASLTHPVEYKTGVTLPSFAGLTARHYLERFDAPRDSLAKVAVKNHKNGVDNPNAQFRKEIDEETALESPIVADPLRLYDFCPITDGSAALMLCPEDVAREYTDEYAVITGIDGATDTHVVHEREDPTVMGGVVESGEGAYEMSGLEPEDIDVAELHDMFTILEFLQMEGLGFAEQGEAWKLVEEGYTERDTGELPINTSGGLKSKGHPLGASGVAQAVEIYEQLVGEAGPRQVEADVGLCCNVGGFGNCVITTIMEAAR
- a CDS encoding nucleic acid-binding protein; this encodes MTMEATRYEDGSITYPGHPRGPGGAEPVETIDLSEYTAEVITWTTSMATPPGVREPNTLAIVEFDVDGEPVRAIGQATTGEIQTGDEVRPVHVDELREPGAGIREPESQDWDGYRFEPV
- a CDS encoding DUF7547 family protein — encoded protein: MADQDDDLAEAIRELTRTLEEVGEELGADRSRSPLRDPTGSMPRPPLRPPTPREFLAFTDEVALPALLAALESSVRTLEAFQRAIRLVRTEREARDRVTETADVTSDRATDLRRTTLDHLDTVLAELQRATTEGTLPADDRARELLEEARDLRDDVDDRLRRAAESSDRDRPSGGVQIDVQSGSIDHRSRNQDGEQDAEPEPDDKSAVDVDAELETLKDRYGQDDIDTDDDTAPATDGEEVDADDSDSNGTDDADDDGPDGDDTDGANGDET